One genomic segment of Mesoterricola silvestris includes these proteins:
- a CDS encoding response regulator: MAIFGFGKDKKDGGGSQELVLAYLEDAQRVRAPFTLSGPRKAEVPAVVQGIDESEGTVTFQITGPLLAEKGNAVELIFIQEGLRLGGSARLLETRSGVAVLELPDALELKERRGAPRARLNPKEGATITALTGLFDGVGITGTIENISESGVRLRVEKGMAIKGEKRLPLGTGLVPVGQPFMLIKLNKVPKCPAVMELEGKAVYLDAGSGGLTMGIAFSRPKADVAGALRGLVASRTSAIPSSLPPKTRRKAEPPSSGLLADEPLVRPRPQEEPKTRPAEVKAEAPPPPPEPPKPEEEEAQPAAKSDVLARLKKRSRAVVVLSRTAAFDDILKGFLQEDGFGRVLSTTFPEEVFELLRQPNLGVLLLDGDMTVVESLEFVKRLQATCEDLPPIVLAAEDISTAIVLAARRHGVAQLVVRPYVLDATFSALLSEQVALR, translated from the coding sequence ATGGCCATTTTTGGCTTTGGCAAGGACAAGAAGGATGGCGGAGGTTCCCAGGAACTGGTCCTGGCCTACCTGGAGGACGCCCAGCGGGTGCGGGCGCCCTTCACCCTGTCCGGACCCCGCAAGGCCGAGGTGCCCGCCGTCGTCCAGGGCATCGACGAGTCCGAGGGCACGGTCACCTTCCAGATCACCGGGCCCCTGCTGGCGGAAAAGGGCAACGCCGTCGAGCTGATCTTCATCCAGGAGGGGCTGCGCCTGGGAGGCTCGGCCCGGCTCCTGGAGACCCGAAGCGGCGTGGCGGTGCTGGAGCTCCCCGACGCCCTGGAGCTCAAGGAGCGCCGGGGCGCGCCCCGGGCCCGCCTCAACCCCAAGGAGGGCGCCACCATCACGGCCCTCACCGGGCTCTTCGACGGGGTGGGCATCACGGGCACCATCGAGAACATCTCCGAATCCGGCGTCCGGCTCCGGGTGGAGAAGGGCATGGCCATCAAGGGCGAGAAGCGCCTGCCCCTGGGCACCGGGCTCGTGCCGGTGGGCCAGCCCTTCATGCTCATCAAGCTCAACAAGGTCCCCAAGTGTCCGGCGGTCATGGAACTGGAGGGCAAGGCGGTGTACCTGGACGCCGGCTCCGGCGGGCTGACCATGGGCATCGCGTTCTCCCGGCCCAAGGCGGACGTGGCCGGGGCCCTGCGGGGCCTGGTGGCCTCCCGCACCTCGGCCATTCCCTCCTCCCTGCCCCCCAAGACCCGGCGCAAGGCGGAGCCCCCCTCCTCCGGCCTCCTTGCGGACGAGCCCCTGGTGCGCCCCAGGCCCCAGGAGGAGCCCAAGACCAGGCCCGCCGAGGTGAAGGCGGAGGCGCCGCCTCCCCCCCCGGAGCCCCCCAAGCCTGAAGAGGAGGAGGCCCAGCCCGCCGCCAAGAGCGACGTCCTCGCCCGCCTCAAGAAGCGCAGCCGGGCCGTGGTGGTCCTTTCCCGCACGGCGGCCTTCGACGACATCCTCAAGGGCTTCCTCCAGGAGGACGGCTTCGGGCGCGTGCTCTCCACCACCTTCCCCGAGGAGGTCTTCGAGCTCCTGCGCCAGCCCAACCTGGGGGTGCTGCTCCTGGACGGGGACATGACGGTGGTGGAATCCCTGGAATTCGTCAAGCGGCTCCAGGCCACCTGCGAGGACCTGCCCCCCATCGTCCTGGCGGCCGAGGACATCTCCACCGCCATCGTACTGGCCGCGCGCCGGCACGGCGTGGCGCAGCTGGTGGTGCGGCCCTACGTGCTGGACGCCACCTTCTCCGCCCTGCTCTCCGAGCAGGTCGCCCTGCGCTAG
- a CDS encoding DUF3187 family protein: MHPCRWALALALLLPLQAQETPHPNRLAWLMIFPEPLPEGTTQFSLEATNQFLRSDRRDITDNGVTHAHLQGEEWQLTSDLAGALGPGRFNVRTRLVYRSSGIASRAIMNWHNLLGVEQGGRDQDPTFDDRYHLERNGVTVFDLDRPRLQVQGVDLGYVLPWGDRRHGGRAGATVQVPTGRASELQSSGGTNFLAGAAAWTSFGPFRAWTQAEEIWISLPAHSPLRTVVTRGQFWRAWAGLAWQGPGGSFWRGFALDLSFAYNETPYRTHLTRVDKYGLQQTWVFSHERLPRWRFGFTEKGGTFATPEITGFVTFRP; this comes from the coding sequence ATGCACCCGTGCCGCTGGGCCCTGGCCCTCGCCCTGCTCCTCCCGCTCCAGGCCCAGGAGACGCCCCATCCCAACCGGCTGGCCTGGCTCATGATCTTCCCGGAGCCCCTGCCCGAGGGCACCACGCAGTTCTCCCTGGAGGCCACCAACCAGTTCCTGCGTTCGGACCGCCGGGACATCACGGACAACGGCGTCACCCACGCCCACCTCCAGGGCGAGGAATGGCAGCTCACCTCGGACCTGGCCGGGGCCCTGGGCCCCGGGCGCTTCAATGTGCGCACCCGCCTCGTCTACCGCTCCTCGGGCATCGCCTCCCGGGCCATCATGAACTGGCACAACCTCCTGGGGGTCGAGCAGGGCGGCCGGGACCAGGACCCCACCTTCGACGACCGGTACCACCTGGAGCGCAACGGGGTCACGGTCTTCGATCTGGACAGGCCCCGCCTGCAGGTGCAGGGCGTGGACCTGGGCTACGTCCTGCCCTGGGGCGACCGCCGCCACGGGGGCCGCGCCGGGGCCACGGTGCAGGTGCCCACGGGCCGCGCCTCCGAGCTGCAGAGCAGCGGGGGCACCAATTTCCTGGCCGGGGCCGCCGCCTGGACCTCCTTCGGCCCGTTCCGCGCCTGGACCCAGGCCGAGGAGATCTGGATCAGCCTGCCCGCCCACAGCCCCCTGCGCACCGTGGTGACCCGCGGCCAGTTCTGGCGCGCCTGGGCCGGCCTGGCCTGGCAGGGCCCCGGCGGCTCATTCTGGAGGGGCTTCGCCCTGGATCTCTCCTTCGCCTACAACGAGACCCCCTACCGCACCCACCTCACCCGGGTGGACAAGTACGGCCTGCAGCAGACCTGGGTCTTCAGCCACGAGCGGCTGCCCCGGTGGCGCTTCGGCTTCACGGAAAAGGGCGGCACCTTCGCCACGCCGGAGATCACGGGGTTCGTGACCTTCAGACCGTAG
- a CDS encoding NHL repeat-containing protein — protein sequence MGGTLAWGILACLPGLAQVQVAPAEVVLGAGQRCAFQATLARAPGADPSRPPSWARGEREPDLWLWTLSEGGPGHLDGRGVYTAPAGGPAERTRIRATLAASPEVWGEATVTLIPLPDVPVALVGQVLGPDWAAPYSTFLPFVEGDVRWRPRPGVVARTSLWAHPLEVGYGLPAQLTWTFRPGAAGARLTYREGSQTVRRDVSGQDRALLTLRGWTRRCRVESLLPAGGGTWISCVETRRLLPRGLFPLPEDGEGPGLAARCAEPSGLLEVHLGPRPSVLVADAGGHALHVLDPDRKARTWCGDPGQPGHRDSPPPKGCLRRVVESLAGLREPPPRFNRPTFLAQGMGWGWGASWRVMVADSGNHVVRTVTPVGRVGTLAGTAGHPGHLDAVDPLEARFNTPQGLAWDPWDQSLYVADQGNAVVRKVHRLHGVTTVAGQVGNTGSRDGGRQVAQFTNLKGLQRTPRPMGPARLYVLDGHAVREVNPGTGQVTTVLGQVDAPGFRDIGPGPEPPLAPCLNDPWDLKPCGRAFLIADRGNHAVRLWDAARGSLTTLAGDPALPVTRSGLLRDGMAVPLDGTYGALRGPRALLPLSPGHVLVATEPSVVSLGQGDPAREPAWTLLLECAVEPRGGTCQARFTLVGDQEEVVPMAYTVDFLEPDGTLAGRRTGDSFTWQPILADGIFGQQGKGRVVVRCVTHQGRSAGGMVEVEIR from the coding sequence ATGGGGGGGACGCTCGCATGGGGAATCCTGGCCTGTCTGCCGGGTCTCGCGCAGGTGCAGGTGGCCCCGGCGGAGGTGGTGCTGGGGGCCGGGCAGAGGTGCGCCTTCCAGGCCACCCTGGCGCGGGCGCCGGGCGCCGACCCGTCCAGGCCGCCTTCCTGGGCCCGGGGGGAGCGGGAGCCGGACCTGTGGCTCTGGACGCTCTCGGAGGGGGGGCCGGGCCACCTGGACGGCAGGGGCGTCTACACGGCGCCGGCGGGAGGTCCCGCGGAACGGACGCGGATCCGCGCCACCCTCGCGGCCTCGCCGGAGGTGTGGGGGGAGGCCACCGTGACCTTGATCCCCCTTCCCGATGTCCCCGTGGCCCTGGTGGGCCAGGTGCTGGGCCCGGACTGGGCGGCCCCCTACTCCACCTTCCTGCCCTTCGTGGAGGGCGACGTCCGGTGGCGTCCCCGGCCCGGGGTCGTGGCGCGCACCTCCCTGTGGGCCCATCCCCTGGAAGTGGGCTACGGCCTGCCCGCCCAGCTCACCTGGACCTTCCGCCCGGGCGCCGCCGGGGCGCGGCTCACGTACCGGGAGGGCTCCCAGACCGTTCGCAGGGACGTCTCGGGCCAGGACCGGGCCCTGCTCACCCTGCGGGGCTGGACCCGGCGCTGCCGGGTGGAATCCCTCCTCCCGGCCGGGGGCGGCACCTGGATCAGCTGCGTGGAAACCCGGCGTCTCCTCCCCCGGGGGCTCTTCCCCCTCCCGGAGGACGGGGAAGGCCCAGGCCTGGCGGCACGCTGCGCGGAGCCCAGCGGTCTCCTGGAGGTGCATCTCGGCCCCCGGCCCTCCGTCCTGGTGGCCGACGCGGGCGGCCATGCCCTCCACGTCCTGGACCCGGACCGGAAGGCGCGCACCTGGTGCGGGGACCCGGGCCAGCCGGGTCACCGGGACTCGCCCCCGCCCAAGGGCTGCCTGAGGCGGGTGGTGGAATCCCTGGCCGGCCTGCGGGAGCCGCCTCCCCGGTTCAACCGGCCCACCTTCCTCGCCCAGGGCATGGGGTGGGGCTGGGGGGCCTCCTGGCGGGTGATGGTGGCCGACAGCGGGAACCACGTCGTCCGGACCGTGACCCCCGTGGGCCGGGTGGGCACCCTGGCGGGCACCGCCGGCCATCCGGGCCACCTGGACGCGGTGGATCCTCTCGAGGCCCGGTTCAACACCCCCCAGGGCCTGGCCTGGGATCCGTGGGACCAGTCCCTCTACGTGGCCGACCAGGGGAATGCCGTCGTGCGCAAAGTCCACCGCCTGCACGGCGTCACCACGGTCGCCGGCCAGGTGGGCAACACCGGGTCCCGGGACGGGGGGCGCCAGGTGGCCCAGTTCACCAACCTCAAGGGCCTCCAACGGACCCCCCGCCCCATGGGCCCGGCCCGTCTCTATGTCCTGGATGGCCATGCGGTCCGGGAAGTGAACCCGGGAACCGGCCAGGTGACCACGGTGCTGGGGCAGGTGGATGCGCCGGGCTTCCGGGATATCGGCCCGGGCCCGGAGCCCCCCCTCGCCCCCTGCCTCAACGACCCCTGGGACCTCAAGCCCTGCGGCCGCGCCTTCCTCATCGCCGATCGGGGCAACCACGCCGTGCGCCTCTGGGATGCCGCCCGGGGCTCCCTCACCACCCTGGCCGGCGATCCCGCCCTGCCGGTCACCCGCAGCGGCCTGCTCCGGGACGGCATGGCCGTGCCCCTGGACGGGACCTACGGCGCCCTGCGGGGCCCCCGCGCCCTCCTCCCCCTTTCGCCGGGGCACGTCCTCGTGGCGACGGAACCGTCGGTGGTCTCCCTGGGCCAGGGCGATCCGGCCCGGGAGCCCGCCTGGACCCTGCTCCTGGAATGCGCCGTGGAGCCGCGGGGCGGCACCTGCCAGGCCCGCTTCACCCTGGTCGGCGACCAGGAGGAGGTGGTCCCCATGGCCTACACGGTGGACTTCCTGGAGCCTGACGGCACCCTGGCCGGGCGCCGCACCGGCGACAGCTTCACCTGGCAGCCCATCCTGGCGGACGGCATCTTCGGCCAACAGGGCAAGGGCAGGGTCGTCGTCCGGTGCGTGACCCACCAGGGGCGCTCGGCGGGGGGGATGGTGGAGGTGGAAATCCGTTAG